GCAGTCATCATGAACATATAGACAATGGAAGACTAAATGTGTGTTCCCATGGAATGACAGGGGAATTACCATGTCCAGTTTGCCCTTCTTCTGTGACAAGCTGGAGATGGCCACTGTGGTGAGGACAGAGGATGCCAGCGCTAGATAGGTGTTCATGGCTGCTCGGTGCTGCCCATCTCCGTGGTCTGTGATGGCAGAGTTGAAACTGGGCCAAAACATCCACAGGAACAGAGTGCCTACCCAGAGAGGAAACAGCACAACATAGAAatcaacacacatgcaaactctTCTTCATCTTTTGTCTGGATGCAATATTTAAAGATCAAGTAtaattcattattattattattatatcagcATGTAGTCAGTGACTCACCGATCATGGCGAATATGTCGGAATGGTAGACGGAACCATTCAGTCGTTTGCTTTGGTGCAAGTTAGGCCGATAGAGAACCCAGGAGATGCCCAGACCATAATATCCTCCGAAGGTATGGATCACCATGGAACCCCCAGCATCCTTTGCCTGAACAGACATAACCAGTTATTGACTATGAGAAGAGGAATCTCCTCAACTGAGTTACCTCAGCTTATTTGCTCAGTTGGTCTTCTCTTGAAACTTCGGTTCAAATTAAATTGATTTTTAATCATGAAATTGAGTTTGAACGAAATAATGCAATAATTATGGGGATTGATAAACAAAACGATGCTTGATGAAACTCACGTGAATGAGGTCAAGAATGATGTACTCTTCCACTGCGAACAGAGTGACACCAAACAAGGTCATGACTAACAGCTGAACTGGGCTCACTTTGCCCAGAACCGCTCCATAAGCGATGAGACAGCCTGCCACGCAGAAGTCAGCGTTGATCATACTGTGCAGAGAGCAAAAAGTGGACGTGGTGTTATTGCTTTGGTAGAATCTGCCATGTGATCTGTTAACAAACTAGACCAACCAGATCGGTTATCCGTCATCTAATATGGGCCTGCTATGAGGAGAATGACAGTCCCATTAATCACACTTTACATAATATGTTTTAAACAGTTTCAGAAAACTGTGGAGGGAGTTCCCAGGATAGCTGGATTAACCTGTCATGTTAAAGTTTGGAGCTAATGAGTGAGACCTCTAACCGTTTTGTCTCGTTACTTTAGCAACTGTCAATCATCGATCTATAATATGCCTACATGCCTTCATCTATATTATACTCTGACCAGAAATTGTTGATTGGATCTGATTAATATGCCAACTCAAACAGTTAAGTTTTAAATAACTGTAGATAACTGTTGCTTAGTGGGTAAACCTTTCAAATGTTAGACCTTTATCATTTAAGGATAGTGAACATAAATCGTTTTTTAAATATAGTTAGCATTAAGTGTAAGAAGGCAACATTTTGATCATTCATTGTAGTAGTATACCTTTCAACACCGATGTATATTTTCCCAGTGTCGAGGTCAAGAGAATGGAACCAGCCCTGCATGAGAAGAGCCCATTGGATGCCAAAGGCAGCAACAAGGAAATTGAAGCCAACCGCGCCAAAGCTGTAGCGCTTCAGGAAGGTCATCAGAAAACCGAAACCCACAAAGATCATCACATGGACGTCTTGGAagcctgaagagagagagagagagagagcgggcagACCAATACAAAATCAGAGGGCACAGATAACAAGAATATGTCCAAACACTTCCATTCTTGCTCAAATCATTACCCTAGCAAAGTGGCATTTATCTGATATTGACAGTGGCAAGCTTAACGTTGACACCAAACAGCATCCTGTCCATAGCCTTAATTTTCAATGGGCCCAGGGACTTAATCTTCCAGGACAGGCATATTTTTGCTGGTGACTAGTAGCAAAGAAGACCAGCAAATGAGTATGAGATGGTTGTGGGATTCAGCTAAAGTTCAGCCAGGAAGATACTAAACCAGAAGAAATAATGGTGTCTTGTAAAATACAGATCATTCCTTGACAATAACCACTGATGTTAATTTTAAAACTATGCACTTCTAGTCTTATCTTATATTATCTGCTGCACTACTCATATACACTATTAGtaaattgctttggataaagtgTTATAAATAAATGTCCCTAATCAGCCTTGGGATAGTCAAGCCAACTACTTACTGGGATATCTGAAGTAGAAGTCGTTCTCGATATCGCTAGTTATGTTGTGGGACTTCTTGTGTTCCACCCAGTGCGCGTCCGACTCCTCATCGTACCTGATGAAGACCCCAAAAAGGATGATCATGGCGATCTGCCAGACGAAGCACACAACTGGCAGGCTGAGACGCACGTTGGTGTTCTTCGGTCGGCAGAAGTAACCTTTGGCACCCTCCACACAGTTCCCcatggtgtctctctctgtgaagcTGATGTGACCTTCTGCTTTGCTTGTCTATGACCCTGGTTGTCTAGGCTGTACCTGCCAGCGGATATATAAGGCCTGTTGGAGAGGTGTGTCCCCTGAGTCGGCCtgccctcccccgcccctcctgaCTGACGCAAACCGTCAGCAGCCCGTGCATGGGACAGCCTTctggagcagcattcctcaAGCAGCCAAGATCTGGAAGAGTACGAGATCAGGACAAACCTGCCACGGTCTTTGAATTATGTGCCTGTTATTCATAACTTGATTTGACCTTCAGATTCATATGTCAAAGAAGTTGAAATCCTAAGGAATCCTTGAAATGTGCTTCTGTGTGCACTGGTTCTGAATCAGTTCCAAAAGTACAATCTGTGGGATCATGTAA
The window above is part of the Osmerus mordax isolate fOsmMor3 chromosome 13, fOsmMor3.pri, whole genome shotgun sequence genome. Proteins encoded here:
- the rhcga gene encoding rh family, C glycoprotein a produces the protein MGNCVEGAKGYFCRPKNTNVRLSLPVVCFVWQIAMIILFGVFIRYDEESDAHWVEHKKSHNITSDIENDFYFRYPSFQDVHVMIFVGFGFLMTFLKRYSFGAVGFNFLVAAFGIQWALLMQGWFHSLDLDTGKIYIGVESMINADFCVAGCLIAYGAVLGKVSPVQLLVMTLFGVTLFAVEEYIILDLIHAKDAGGSMVIHTFGGYYGLGISWVLYRPNLHQSKRLNGSVYHSDIFAMIGTLFLWMFWPSFNSAITDHGDGQHRAAMNTYLALASSVLTTVAISSLSQKKGKLDMVHIQNATLAGGVAMGTAAEFMIMPYGSLIVGFFCGILSVFGYLFLTPFLEKHLKIQDTCGVHNLHAMPGVIGGIVGAITAATATESVYSREGLINTFDFEGDFEGRTVWSQGGHQAGAMCVAIVFGIFGGILVGLILRFPIWGDPADENCFDDEVYWELPEDEESIPPILEYNNHMTHKHQDISESNFSVEQS